The sequence below is a genomic window from Streptomyces sp. V1I1.
ACCAGCAGCCAAATGCCCGGCGCATAGGCCAATTGGCCGCCCCTGACGCGATTACCGACCATGAGGCACGGGCAAACCTCGGGGTATGGGCTGGACGCACGACTACGGTGACGCAGCACGCAACCGCCGCTCGGCCATTGGGCCGATCACCCACGAGAGGGGTGGCCCTCAGAGCGAGGGCCATGAGCATCCGGGGCAAGGGATCGGCATTTCCCGCATCCTGAGGCGCCGGGCCCGCTGGGTCTCGGCGCGACTGCGGCATACCCGAAGCTGACGCCTGCCCCTCCCGCTACAGCGCGCATCCCTGACTGTCGACCTGCTGGTTGGCGGTCAGGCCGACTGCGATGTCGTCGCGGATCTCGTCGACCGTCAAGGCGTAGCCGGTGTCCGGGTCGTCCAGTGACCTGGCGAAGATGACGCCGTACACCCTGCCGTCGGGCGTGAGCAGCGGACCGCCGGAGTTGCCCTGACGGACCGTCGTGAAGAGCGAGTAGACGTCGCGCTGCACGGTGCCGCGGCGGTAGATGTCGGGTCCGTTGGCGTTGATCCGGCCGCGGACGCGGGCCGAGCGCACGTCGTACGAGCCGTTCTCCGGGAAGCCGGCGACGATCGCGCTGTTGCCGCTGCGCGCGTCGGAGTCGGCGAACTGGAGCGGCCGCGCCCTCAGGTCGGGTACGTCCAGTACGGCGATGTCGCGCTGCCAGTCGTAGAGCACGACCTTCGCGTCGTACAGCCTGCCCTCGCCGCCTATCTGCACGGTCGGCTCGTCCACGCCGCCGACGACGTGCGCGTTGGTCATGACCCGGCGGTCGGAGAAGACGAAGCCGGTGCCTTCGAGGACCTTGCCGCAGCTCTGCGCGGTGCCGACGACCTTGACGATGGACCGCTGGGCGCGGGCGGCCACCGGGCTGCCCGCGAGCGCCGGGTCCGGGGCCTGGACCTCGGTGATGGGCTCGTTGGCGAACGGGCTGAAGACCTGGGGGAAGCCGTTCTGCGCGAGGACGGAGGAGAAGTCCGTGAACCAGGTGTTCGCCTGACTTGGCATCACCCGGGAGACCCCGAGGAGCACCTTGGAGTTACGGACCTCCTTGCCGAGCGTGGGCAGCGAGGTCCCGGCGAGCGCGGAGCCGATCAGCCAGGCGACCAGCAGCATCGCGACGACGTTGACCAGCGCGCCGCCGGTGGCATCCAGGGCGCGGGCCGGCGACCAGGTGATGTGCCGGCGCAGTCTGTTGCCGAGGTGGGTGGTGAAGGCCTGGCCGACCGAGGCGCAGACGATCACCAGTACGACGGCGATGACCGCGGCAGTCGTGGACACCTCGGAATCGTTCGTCAGTTGACCCCAGATGACGGGCAGCAGATAGATCGCCACAAGTCCGCCGCCGAGGAAACCGATCACCGACAGGATGCCGACGACGAAGCCCTGGCGATAGCCGACGATCGCGAACCACACGGCAGCGACCAGCAACAGGATGTCCAGCACGTTCACCGTCATTAGCCTCGCAGATTCGTCGCCGGGTGCTCCGTCCGGCTGGGGGTCCTGGCCGCCCGCTGCCGAGCCGCCTTCGATGCCGCGCTCCTGGGGGCGCGGCACGGGGTCAGCCTGTCATGAGCGCCAGTCGAGCGGGACCTGCTTGGCGCGGTCCCATGGTCGTTCCCATCCTGCGAAGTGCACAATGCGGTCGATCACACCGGCGGTAAAACCCCAGACCAGAGCCCCCTCGACCATAAACGCCGGTCCTGTGTGGCCGCTTGGGTGCACGGCCGTCGCACGGTTGGCCGGGTCCGTGAGATCCACCACGGGCACGGTGAAGACCCGCGCGGTTTCCGCGGGATCGACCGCTCCGACCGGGCTCGGGGTGCGCCACCACCCCAGTACGGGCGTGACCACGAAACTGCTCACCGGGATGTAGAGCTTGGGCAGTACGCCGAAGATCTGGACGCCCGTCGGGTCGAGGCCGGTCTCTTCCTCGGCCTCGCGCAGCGCGGCGCGCAGCGGTCCGGTGGTGGCCGGGTCGCCGTCCTCGGGGTCGAGCGCGCCGCCGGGGAAGGAGGGCTGCCCGGGGTGCGAGCGGAGGCTGCCGGCACGCTCCATGAGCAGCAGCTCGGGACCCTTGGCGCCCTCGCCGAGCAGGATCAGGACGGCGGACTGCCGGCCGCCGCCGCTCTCGGGCGGCAGGAAGCGGCTGAGCTGCTGGGGCTCAACAGTGTCCGCGGCGCGCACGACGGGGTCGAGCCACGCGGGCAGGCCGTCGGTCGTGACGGCCACATCGCGGTCGTACGTTTCTTCTTCAGCGCGCATCATGGGCACCCCCTCATTCACAACGCCTCGGGGCGCTTGGATCGTTCCGTGAGTCGTACGAGGTGCGAGGTCACCCGGCCGCTCCCAGGGCCGGAGCCGGTTTGCCCGGGTAGTCCGGGGGCGGGTTCAGGCGCTGGCCCGGCTGGCCGCCCATCTCGTACTTCAGCAGCTTCTTCGCCTTCACAGGGTCAGTCTCGCCCTCTCCGTACGAAGGGCAGAGGTGCGCGATGGGGCAGGCGCCGCAGGCCGGTTTGCGGGCGTGGCAGATCCGGCGGCCGTGGAAGATCACCCGGTGCGAGAGCATCGTCCACTCACTCTTGGGGAAGATCGCGGCGATCTCGGCCTCGATCTTCACCGGGTCCTGCTGCTCGGTCAGCTTCCAGCGGCGCACGAGGCGCTGGAAGTGGGTGTCGACGGTGAGGCCGGGCACTCCGAACGCGTTGCCGAGGACCACGAACGCCGTCTTGCGGCCCACTCCGGGCAGCTTCACCAGGTCCTCGAGGCGCCCGGGGACCTTTCCGCCGAAATCGTCCCGGATGGCGGCCGCGAGTCCCATGATCGACTTGGTTTTGGCGCGAAAGAAGCCCGTCGGGCGGATGAGCTCCTCGACCTCTTCCGGATTCGCGGCGGCGAGGTCCTCGGGCGTGGGGTACTTCGCGAAGAGCGCGGGCGTGGTCTGGTTCACCCTCAAGTCCGTCGTCTGGGCGGACAGGACCGTAGCGACCAGAAGCTCGAAGGGATTTCGGAAGTCGAGCTCCGGATGGGCGTACGAATAGACCTCGGCCAGCTCCCTGTTGATCCGGCGGGCGCGGCGTACCATCGCCAGCCGCGATTCCGGTTTGGTGGCCTTTGTCGCTTCCTTAGGGCCGAGCGAGGCCTGTTCGCCCACAGCGGAATTCTGCTTTCCGGACACTCTCCCAGCCCCCTTGGCCTGCGCTCTCACCGGCGAATTGGACACCCGGTCAGCCTACGGGCCACCGCTGACATCCGTCCCGGTCCCTGATAATCAGGACCCAATCGGGCCCCTGCCGTACGAACAGGCGCTCCCGTGCGTCAAACTTGTTGTGACTGATCGCACCAATTTTTACTGCCGGGGGTCCGGGGGTTGTCCTCCGGACCAGCACAGCGCGGTCCGGCATCATGGGGGCCACGGTCCCCTGAGCAGGTCGACAAGGAGAGAACTCGTGGACGACGTTCTGCGGCGCGCCCCGCTCTTCGCGGCGCTCGATGACGAGCAGGCCGCGGAGCTCCGCGCCTCGATGAGTGAAGTGACGCTCGCCCGCGGCGATGCTCTCTTCCACGAGGGCGACCCCGGCGACCGCCTGTACGTGGTCACGGATGGCAAGGTCAAGCTCCACCGCACGTCCCCCGACGGCCGCGAGAACATGCTCGCCGTCCTCGGTCCGGGCGAGCTGATCGGCGAGCTGTCGCTCTTCGACCCGGGGCCGCGCACCGCCACCGCCAGCGCGCTGACCGAGGTCAAGCTCCTCGGCCTGGGCCACGGTGACCTCCAGCCCTGGCTGAACGTACGCCCCGAGGTGGCCACCGCGCTGCTGCGCGCGGTCGCCCGCCGGCTGCGCAAGACCAACGACCAGATGTCCGACCTGGTCTTCTCCGACGTGCCGGGCCGCGTGGCCCGCGCGCTCCTTGACCTGTCGCGCCGCTTCGGCGTGCAGTCGGAGGAGGGCATTCACGTCGTCCACGACCTCACCCAGGAAGAGCTGGCCCAGCTGGTCGGCGCCTCCCGGGAGACGGTGAACAAGGCGCTGGCCGACTTCGCGCAGCGCGGCTGGCTGCGGCTGGAGGCGCGGGCCGTGATCCTGCTGGACGTGGAGCGCCTCGCCAAGCGTTCACGCTGACTCGCGCTGACGCCCGCCGATTCACGCTGGGCATCTGACGTACGAACGCGAAAGGGCCGCCCCGGTCGACTCCGGGGCGGCCCTTTCGCGTTCGTACGGGCAGTTACGTCAGTTCTTGGTGCCGTCAGTTCTTGGTGCCGTCGACGATCAGCGGGTTTCCGCTGCCGCCGCCGCACGGCACCGCGTACACCGGGTGCTTCGCCGCGGCCTCCTTGAAGGCGTCGATGCACTGGTTGGTGAGCACCTTGTCGGTGAGCGACTCGTTCAGGATCTTGTTGGCCCGGGCGATGCCCTCGGCCTCGATCCTGCGGCGCTCGGCCTCCGCCTTCGCGGTGCGCGCCGCCTCCGTCGCCCGCTCCGTCGCCTGCTGCTGCTGGATCTTGCGGTCGATCTGGTCCTGCAGCCGGTCGGACGGCTTCACATTGCGCAGGTTGACGGTGGTGACGTCGATGCCGCGCGGGGCGAGCCGCTCCTTGATCAGGTCGCCGATCTCGGTGTTGATCTTCTCGCGGGCCGAGGTGTAGCCCTCTTCGCTGGTGTGGCGGGCGAAGACGTTGCGGATGATCTCGCGGCTGTCCGGGAAGACCAGCCGCTGCTGGATGGCGTCCTCGCTGCCGGCGAGCCGGTAGAGCTCGACGACCTTGGCCGGGGTCACCGCCCACTTCACGGTGAGCTCCACGTACATCACGCCGCCCTGCGAGGAGCGCACCTCGACCACGTCCTTGTCGGAGAGGTTGAGGTCCACCGGGCGGGTGGAGAACGTGGTGACGTTCGTGAACGGCGAGGTGAGGTTCACCCCGGGGTTCATGGGGGCGCCGACCTTGCCGAAGGTGACCGGGACGCCGACCTCGTAGGCGCTGACGATGTGCACACAGCTGAAGATCCCGGAGAACAGGCCGGCGATCAGCGCGCCGAGGGCGCCGAGCCTGAGGCCGCGGCGCTCACTGCCGCGGGCGGCGAAAAACATCACGGCCGCGGCTATGACGAGCACGATGAACAGGACAAACACGTGGTTCCCCCCAGGAACGGATGCCAGAAGTAAGCGGAGCGTAAAGCATGGGTCAAGGCATCCGACGCCTGGGGGCCCGGCGGCGGTTTCAGATCAGGCCGTGCTCGCGCAGATACTCCAGCTGCGCCCGCACCGACAGCTCGGCCGCCGGCCACAGCGACCTGTCCACGTCCGCGTACACATGGGCGACCACGTCCGCCGGTGTGACATGGCCGGCCTCGACCGCCGTCTCCACCTGGGCAAGCCGGTTCGCCCGGTGCGCCAGATAGAACTCGACCGCGCCTTGTGCGTCGTCGAGTACGGGCCCATGGCCCGGCAGCACCGTGCGCACCCCGTCGTCGACCGTCAGCGAGCGCAGCCTGCGCAGCGAGTCGAGGTAGTCGCCGAGCCGCCCGTCCGGGTGCGCGACCATCGTCGTACCCCGCCCCAGGATCGTGTCGCCGGTCAGCACGGCCCGGTCGGCGGGGAGATGGAAGCAGAGCGAGTCGGCGGTGTGGCCGGGGGTGGGGACCACGCGCATCTCCAGCCCACCGACACGGATCACATCGCCCGCCGCGAGCCCCTCGTCGCCGAGCCGCAGCGCCGGATCGAGGGCGCGGACGTGCGTACGCGTCAGCTCGGCGAAGCGCGCGGCGCCCTCGGCGTGGTCGGGGTGGCCGTGGGTGAGGAGGGTCAGGGCGACCCGCTTGCCCGCCTTCTCGGCGGTGGCGATGACTGCCTGGAGGTGTATGTCGTCGAGGGGCCCGGGGTCGATGACGACGGCGAGCTCGGAGTCCGGTTCGGAGACGATCCAGGTGTTGGTGCCGTCGAGGGTCATCACGGAGGCGTTGGGCGCGAGGACATTGACCGCGCGTGCGGTGGCGGGCCCGGAGAGCAC
It includes:
- a CDS encoding CoA pyrophosphatase, which gives rise to MMRAEEETYDRDVAVTTDGLPAWLDPVVRAADTVEPQQLSRFLPPESGGGRQSAVLILLGEGAKGPELLLMERAGSLRSHPGQPSFPGGALDPEDGDPATTGPLRAALREAEEETGLDPTGVQIFGVLPKLYIPVSSFVVTPVLGWWRTPSPVGAVDPAETARVFTVPVVDLTDPANRATAVHPSGHTGPAFMVEGALVWGFTAGVIDRIVHFAGWERPWDRAKQVPLDWRS
- a CDS encoding prohibitin family protein produces the protein MFVLFIVLVIAAAVMFFAARGSERRGLRLGALGALIAGLFSGIFSCVHIVSAYEVGVPVTFGKVGAPMNPGVNLTSPFTNVTTFSTRPVDLNLSDKDVVEVRSSQGGVMYVELTVKWAVTPAKVVELYRLAGSEDAIQQRLVFPDSREIIRNVFARHTSEEGYTSAREKINTEIGDLIKERLAPRGIDVTTVNLRNVKPSDRLQDQIDRKIQQQQATERATEAARTAKAEAERRRIEAEGIARANKILNESLTDKVLTNQCIDAFKEAAAKHPVYAVPCGGGSGNPLIVDGTKN
- a CDS encoding MBL fold metallo-hydrolase yields the protein MTDAAALPGQPRGGVLSGPATARAVNVLAPNASVMTLDGTNTWIVSEPDSELAVVIDPGPLDDIHLQAVIATAEKAGKRVALTLLTHGHPDHAEGAARFAELTRTHVRALDPALRLGDEGLAAGDVIRVGGLEMRVVPTPGHTADSLCFHLPADRAVLTGDTILGRGTTMVAHPDGRLGDYLDSLRRLRSLTVDDGVRTVLPGHGPVLDDAQGAVEFYLAHRANRLAQVETAVEAGHVTPADVVAHVYADVDRSLWPAAELSVRAQLEYLREHGLI
- a CDS encoding Crp/Fnr family transcriptional regulator; this encodes MDDVLRRAPLFAALDDEQAAELRASMSEVTLARGDALFHEGDPGDRLYVVTDGKVKLHRTSPDGRENMLAVLGPGELIGELSLFDPGPRTATASALTEVKLLGLGHGDLQPWLNVRPEVATALLRAVARRLRKTNDQMSDLVFSDVPGRVARALLDLSRRFGVQSEEGIHVVHDLTQEELAQLVGASRETVNKALADFAQRGWLRLEARAVILLDVERLAKRSR
- the nth gene encoding endonuclease III, yielding MSGKQNSAVGEQASLGPKEATKATKPESRLAMVRRARRINRELAEVYSYAHPELDFRNPFELLVATVLSAQTTDLRVNQTTPALFAKYPTPEDLAAANPEEVEELIRPTGFFRAKTKSIMGLAAAIRDDFGGKVPGRLEDLVKLPGVGRKTAFVVLGNAFGVPGLTVDTHFQRLVRRWKLTEQQDPVKIEAEIAAIFPKSEWTMLSHRVIFHGRRICHARKPACGACPIAHLCPSYGEGETDPVKAKKLLKYEMGGQPGQRLNPPPDYPGKPAPALGAAG
- a CDS encoding MarP family serine protease, with the translated sequence MNVLDILLLVAAVWFAIVGYRQGFVVGILSVIGFLGGGLVAIYLLPVIWGQLTNDSEVSTTAAVIAVVLVIVCASVGQAFTTHLGNRLRRHITWSPARALDATGGALVNVVAMLLVAWLIGSALAGTSLPTLGKEVRNSKVLLGVSRVMPSQANTWFTDFSSVLAQNGFPQVFSPFANEPITEVQAPDPALAGSPVAARAQRSIVKVVGTAQSCGKVLEGTGFVFSDRRVMTNAHVVGGVDEPTVQIGGEGRLYDAKVVLYDWQRDIAVLDVPDLRARPLQFADSDARSGNSAIVAGFPENGSYDVRSARVRGRINANGPDIYRRGTVQRDVYSLFTTVRQGNSGGPLLTPDGRVYGVIFARSLDDPDTGYALTVDEIRDDIAVGLTANQQVDSQGCAL